A section of the Pseudomonas prosekii genome encodes:
- a CDS encoding cation:proton antiporter produces the protein MHAISFIQDLAVIMLVAGVVTVLFHRFKQPVVLGYIVAGFIIGPHTPPFGLIHDEETIKTLAELGVIFLMFCLGLEFSLRKLFKVGATAFIAAFLEIVLMIWIGYEIGRWFDWNTMDSLFLGAILAISSTTIIVKALNDLKMKNERFAQLIFGVLIVEDILGIGIIALLSSIAVSGTVSSGEVFSTVGKLSLFMIVALVVGILLVPRLLAYVAKFESNEMLLITVLGLCFGFCLLVVKLEYSMVLGAFLIGAIMAESRQLLKIERLIEPVRDLFSAIFFVAIGLMLDPLILLQYAWPIAVITVAVVLGKMLSCGLGAFIAGNDGRTSLRVGMGLSQIGEFSFIIAALGMTLQVTSNFLYPVAVAVSVITTLLTPYLIRSADPLSIKLAAVMPQRLSRVLGMYGEWLRSIQPQGEGALLASMIRRILLQVGVNLALVIAIFFSSAFFAERMSAYLQAWISEPSWQKALIWGGALLVSLPFLIAAYRKLKALSMLLAEMGVKPEMAGRHTQRVRRVIAEVIPILSLLVIFLLLAALSASILPTNELLVLIAVVTAAVAALLWRWFIRVHTRMQVALLETLDNHKDAAGH, from the coding sequence ATGCATGCCATCAGTTTTATTCAGGACCTGGCAGTGATCATGTTGGTAGCGGGCGTGGTGACCGTGCTCTTTCACCGATTCAAACAACCGGTGGTCCTCGGCTACATCGTCGCCGGTTTTATCATCGGCCCGCACACGCCGCCGTTCGGCCTGATCCACGACGAAGAGACGATCAAGACCCTGGCGGAGCTGGGCGTGATCTTCCTGATGTTCTGCCTCGGCCTGGAATTCAGCCTGCGCAAACTGTTCAAGGTCGGCGCCACGGCGTTTATCGCGGCGTTCCTGGAAATCGTCCTGATGATCTGGATCGGCTACGAAATCGGCCGCTGGTTCGACTGGAACACCATGGACTCGCTGTTCCTCGGCGCGATCCTGGCGATTTCCTCGACCACCATCATCGTCAAGGCGCTCAACGATCTGAAGATGAAAAACGAGCGCTTCGCGCAGTTGATCTTCGGTGTGCTGATCGTCGAAGACATCCTCGGCATCGGCATCATCGCGTTGCTCTCGAGCATCGCGGTCAGCGGCACGGTCAGTTCCGGCGAAGTGTTCTCGACGGTCGGCAAACTCTCGCTGTTCATGATCGTCGCCCTAGTCGTCGGCATCCTGCTGGTGCCGCGCCTGCTGGCGTATGTGGCGAAATTCGAAAGCAACGAGATGTTGCTGATCACTGTGCTGGGCCTGTGTTTCGGCTTCTGTCTGCTGGTGGTCAAACTCGAATACAGCATGGTCCTCGGCGCATTCCTGATCGGCGCGATCATGGCCGAGTCGCGGCAACTGCTGAAAATCGAGCGCTTGATCGAACCGGTTCGCGACCTGTTCAGCGCGATTTTCTTCGTCGCCATCGGGCTGATGCTCGATCCGCTGATCCTGCTGCAATACGCCTGGCCGATCGCGGTGATCACCGTGGCCGTGGTGCTCGGCAAGATGTTGTCCTGCGGGCTCGGTGCCTTTATCGCCGGCAACGACGGACGTACCTCACTGCGGGTCGGCATGGGTCTTTCGCAGATTGGCGAATTTTCCTTCATCATCGCCGCGCTGGGCATGACCTTGCAGGTCACCAGCAACTTCCTCTATCCCGTGGCGGTGGCGGTTTCGGTGATTACCACGCTGCTGACGCCGTATCTGATTCGTTCAGCCGATCCGCTGTCGATCAAACTTGCCGCCGTCATGCCGCAACGCCTGAGCCGGGTGTTGGGGATGTATGGCGAATGGCTGCGCAGCATTCAGCCGCAGGGCGAGGGGGCGCTGCTGGCGTCGATGATCCGGCGGATTCTGTTGCAGGTCGGGGTGAATCTGGCGCTGGTGATTGCGATTTTCTTTTCCAGCGCATTTTTCGCCGAGCGGATGTCGGCGTATCTGCAAGCGTGGATCAGTGAGCCGAGTTGGCAGAAAGCGCTGATCTGGGGCGGGGCGTTGCTGGTGTCGCTGCCGTTTCTGATTGCGGCTTATCGCAAGCTCAAAGCGCTTTCGATGTTGTTGGCGGAGATGGGCGTGAAGCCGGAAATGGCCGGTCGGCACACGCAGCGAGTACGTCGAGTGATCGCCGAAGTGATCCCGATTCTTTCGTTGCTGGTGATTTTCCTGCTGTTGGCGGCGTTGTCGGCGAGCATTCTGCCAACCAACGAATTGCTGGTGCTGATCGCCGTGGTCACGGCTGCCGTTGCGGCGCTGCTGTGGCGCTGGTTCATCCGCGTGCATACGCGCATGCAAGTGGCGTTGCTCGAGACGCTGGATAACCACAAGGACGCTGCCGGGCACTGA
- a CDS encoding SMI1/KNR4 family protein — translation MEEIIEQLREANEPVPVPLELPDEDQIVEIEEQLFIDIPFVFREFLLIVSDVVYGSLEPVTVTDPQSHTYLPDVAANAWDAGVDRSMIPICQDGDDYYLVEEDGTVVLWQAEEELIAEETWESVWHWARDVWLES, via the coding sequence GTGGAAGAAATCATCGAACAACTGCGTGAAGCCAACGAACCAGTACCGGTCCCCTTGGAGTTGCCTGACGAAGATCAAATCGTGGAAATCGAAGAACAATTGTTCATCGACATCCCATTCGTCTTCAGAGAATTTTTGCTGATCGTCAGCGACGTGGTCTACGGCAGCCTGGAGCCGGTCACCGTGACCGACCCGCAATCCCACACTTACCTGCCGGACGTTGCCGCCAACGCCTGGGACGCCGGTGTCGACCGCAGCATGATCCCGATCTGCCAGGACGGCGACGATTACTACCTGGTCGAAGAAGACGGCACCGTGGTGTTGTGGCAAGCCGAAGAAGAACTGATTGCCGAAGAAACCTGGGAATCGGTATGGCACTGGGCGCGCGACGTCTGGCTGGAAAGCTGA
- a CDS encoding Tim44 domain-containing protein, whose translation MKRFLSIAMALCIGLTMSLDANAKRFGGGKSSGAAPSHQTSQMAPSSAAGGAAATAGAAGAAGAATKASGASRWLGPLAGIAAGGLLASMFMGDGFQGMQIFAILIMALIAFMVFRFIAARRRKQQDQLSPAGAPMHREAFDQKPAGTGSIFGGSAAPAAARPVINAPAWFNEQNFIAAARNHFQSLQQHWDANEMDKIAEFVTPQLLEFLKRERADLGDGFQSTYIDNLNVQLDGVDDRADKTIATLTFSGVSKTSRFDQGEVFSESWNMERLQGENQPWLVAGIRQNG comes from the coding sequence ATGAAACGTTTTCTTAGCATCGCCATGGCCTTGTGCATTGGTCTGACGATGAGCCTGGACGCCAACGCCAAGCGCTTCGGTGGCGGCAAGAGCTCCGGCGCTGCGCCGTCTCACCAGACCAGCCAAATGGCTCCTTCTTCTGCCGCGGGTGGCGCTGCCGCCACTGCGGGCGCCGCCGGTGCGGCTGGCGCTGCAACCAAGGCCAGCGGTGCTTCGCGCTGGCTCGGCCCTCTGGCCGGCATCGCCGCCGGTGGCCTGTTGGCCTCGATGTTCATGGGCGACGGCTTCCAGGGCATGCAGATCTTCGCCATCCTGATCATGGCGCTGATTGCCTTCATGGTCTTCCGCTTCATCGCCGCTCGTCGTCGCAAGCAGCAAGACCAGCTGTCTCCAGCCGGCGCGCCGATGCACCGCGAAGCGTTCGATCAGAAGCCGGCCGGTACCGGTTCGATCTTCGGCGGTTCGGCAGCACCAGCCGCCGCGCGTCCGGTGATCAATGCGCCAGCCTGGTTCAATGAGCAGAACTTCATTGCTGCGGCCCGCAACCATTTCCAGTCCCTGCAACAACACTGGGACGCCAACGAAATGGACAAGATTGCCGAGTTCGTGACCCCGCAGCTGCTGGAGTTCCTCAAGCGCGAACGGGCTGACCTGGGTGACGGCTTCCAGTCCACTTACATTGATAACCTCAATGTGCAGCTGGATGGCGTCGATGATCGCGCAGACAAGACCATCGCCACCCTGACCTTCAGTGGTGTGTCGAAGACTTCACGCTTCGACCAGGGCGAAGTGTTCAGCGAGAGCTGGAACATGGAACGCCTGCAGGGCGAGAACCAGCCATGGCTGGTTGCCGGTATCCGCCAGAACGGCTGA
- the uvrD gene encoding DNA helicase II, with protein sequence MRDDLSLLLNSLNDAQRQAVAAAVGRQLVLAGAGSGKTRVLVHRIAWLIQVENASPHSILSVTFTNKAAAEMRHRIEQLMGINPAGMWVGTFHGLAHRLLRAHWQEAKLSQTFQILDSDDQQRLVKRVIRELGLDEQRWPARQAQWFINGQKDEGLRPHHIQASGDLFLATMRSIYEAYEAACLRAGVIDFSELLLRALDLWRDNPGLLEHYQKRFRHILVDEFQDTNAVQYAWLRLLAKGGDSLMVVGDDDQSIYGWRGAKIENIYQYSDDFPDAETIRLEQNYRSTAGILKAANALIANNTGRMGKELWTDGGEGEAINLYAAFNEHDEARYVVETIESALKTGLARSDIAILYRSNAQSRVLEEALLRERIPYRIYGGQRFFERAEIKNAMAYLRLLEGRGNDAALERVINVPARGIGEKTVEAIRDHARHSDVSMWEAMRLLVANKGLTGRAAGALGGFIELIENLAAKCMEMPLHLMTQTVIEQSGLIAYHEAEKGEKGQARVENLEELVSAARAFENAEDEEDLTPLAAFLGHASLEAGDTQADEHEDSIQLMTLHSAKGLEFPYVFLVGMEEGLFPHKMSLEEPGRLEEERRLAYVGITRAMQNLVMTYAETRRLYGSETYNKVSRFVREVPKGLIQEVRLSNSVSRPFGGGQQQSSSSLFGGSEIPDTGFSLGQAVRHSVFGDGVILNFEGAGAQARVQVNFAEGSKWLMLGYAKLEAI encoded by the coding sequence ATGCGCGATGATCTCTCCCTTCTGCTGAACTCCCTCAACGATGCCCAACGTCAGGCCGTAGCTGCCGCCGTGGGTCGTCAGTTGGTCCTGGCCGGTGCTGGTTCCGGTAAAACCCGAGTGCTGGTGCACCGTATCGCCTGGTTGATCCAGGTCGAAAACGCCTCGCCCCACTCCATCCTGTCGGTGACCTTTACCAACAAGGCCGCTGCCGAGATGCGTCATCGCATCGAGCAGCTGATGGGTATCAACCCGGCCGGCATGTGGGTCGGCACCTTCCACGGCCTGGCGCACCGCTTGCTGCGGGCGCACTGGCAGGAAGCCAAGCTGAGCCAGACCTTCCAGATTCTCGACAGCGACGACCAGCAACGTCTGGTCAAACGGGTGATCCGCGAGTTGGGCCTGGACGAGCAACGCTGGCCGGCCCGGCAGGCTCAGTGGTTCATCAACGGGCAGAAAGACGAAGGTCTGCGCCCGCACCACATTCAGGCCAGCGGCGATTTGTTCCTCGCGACCATGCGCAGCATTTACGAAGCCTACGAGGCCGCGTGCCTGCGCGCCGGCGTCATCGACTTCTCCGAACTGCTGCTGCGCGCCCTCGACCTGTGGCGCGATAACCCAGGCTTGCTCGAGCATTATCAGAAGCGCTTCCGGCACATTCTGGTGGACGAGTTCCAGGACACCAACGCCGTGCAGTACGCCTGGTTGCGCCTGCTGGCCAAGGGCGGCGACAGCCTGATGGTGGTCGGCGACGACGACCAGTCGATCTACGGCTGGCGCGGGGCGAAAATCGAGAACATCTATCAGTATTCCGATGACTTCCCGGACGCTGAAACCATCCGTCTGGAACAGAATTACCGCTCCACCGCCGGCATCCTCAAGGCTGCCAACGCGCTGATCGCCAACAATACCGGGCGCATGGGCAAAGAGCTGTGGACCGATGGCGGCGAAGGCGAGGCGATCAACCTGTACGCCGCGTTCAACGAGCACGACGAAGCACGCTATGTGGTGGAAACCATCGAAAGCGCGCTGAAAACCGGCTTGGCGCGCAGCGATATCGCGATTTTGTACCGCTCCAACGCCCAATCGCGCGTTCTTGAAGAAGCTTTGCTGCGCGAGCGCATTCCGTATCGCATCTATGGCGGCCAGCGCTTCTTCGAACGTGCGGAAATCAAGAACGCCATGGCCTACCTGCGTTTGCTTGAAGGTCGTGGCAACGATGCCGCGCTGGAACGGGTGATCAACGTTCCGGCCCGTGGCATCGGCGAGAAAACTGTCGAAGCGATCCGCGATCACGCCCGCCACAGCGATGTGTCGATGTGGGAAGCCATGCGCCTGCTCGTGGCCAATAAAGGCCTGACCGGGCGTGCTGCCGGCGCGCTCGGCGGGTTTATCGAGCTGATCGAAAACCTCGCCGCCAAGTGCATGGAAATGCCCCTGCACCTGATGACCCAGACCGTCATCGAGCAGTCGGGGCTGATTGCCTATCACGAAGCGGAAAAAGGCGAGAAAGGCCAGGCACGGGTAGAAAACCTTGAGGAACTGGTCAGCGCCGCGCGCGCGTTCGAGAACGCCGAGGACGAGGAAGACCTGACGCCACTGGCGGCGTTCCTCGGGCATGCGTCGCTGGAGGCCGGGGACACTCAGGCCGACGAGCATGAAGACAGCATTCAGTTGATGACGTTGCACAGCGCCAAAGGCCTGGAATTCCCTTACGTGTTCCTCGTCGGCATGGAAGAAGGCCTGTTCCCGCACAAGATGAGCCTGGAAGAACCCGGCCGTCTCGAAGAGGAACGGCGTCTGGCCTACGTGGGGATTACGCGGGCAATGCAGAATCTGGTGATGACTTACGCTGAAACCCGACGCCTGTACGGCAGCGAAACCTACAACAAGGTGTCGCGTTTCGTACGTGAAGTGCCGAAGGGTCTGATCCAGGAAGTGCGCCTGTCCAACAGCGTCAGCCGTCCATTCGGCGGTGGTCAGCAGCAGAGCTCGAGCAGCCTGTTCGGCGGCAGCGAGATTCCCGATACCGGTTTCAGCCTCGGCCAAGCGGTGCGCCATTCGGTGTTCGGCGACGGCGTGATCCTCAACTTCGAAGGCGCAGGCGCGCAAGCGCGGGTGCAGGTCAACTTCGCTGAAGGCAGCAAGTGGCTGATGCTCGGTTACGCCAAGCTCGAAGCGATCTAA
- a CDS encoding EAL domain-containing protein, whose amino-acid sequence MTLSSDLAGPSVEPRVIRKQYAMQMAVERTRLLYQGSLLPTLFMLINGLVCAGLLWSPQRYFLVSVWLIWLLSLVALRVIQVAAFDSAIPNRQAHPIWIRMFLLGSAMTGLTLAGAGIALVPADTFIQQAWVFGLIGAAALSASVAYAVSLPAFLSFTLPCLLPAIAYMFWGGDEQQQGWGWFGLILLGALSVVAWQVNRLIDRGLLRRFQNQALIEHLQQAQAQSDQLNYELASEIDQRRSAEEELREAQVELENRVAERSQELSAATQALGKSEARLALALKASELGLWDWNLQTDEVHHTQIQELFGLAPEYVTAMLSHLRPRLHPDDVPALKRALVEHLKGRSEDYQIEYRVRHGDGHWVWIEDRGRAVERSDSGRVIRMVGTRRDISASKGLEEQRQLAATVFEAASEGIVILDPHYTLIAINQAFSRVTGYDIGDMLGHNVVDLPCSRDARRHYNVIHQALEQHGSWQGELVETRKNGELYPQWLQLNAVRDSRGKVSHIVGFFADLSARRESEERMRFLTHYDELTGLANRSLFRERLGEAHQRVRQGGRRSLALLHINLDRFKLLNDSLGHEIADQLLQKMARRLINALPEADTIARLSGDEFAVLFDAYGNLSSLARVATRLSAKLRLPVTVDGHELVVSASMGISMLPDNAREISALVSQSNMAMQHAKHLGGNNFQFYTESLQASTLERLQLENHLRKAIEEKQLKVFYQPKLCLATGRLNAAEALVRWEHPTMGHVPPNEFIGLAEETGLIGPIGEFVLRQACWQACEWQRQGLPPIRVSVNLSVHQLRQGKLVSLVRQVLEETGLAPHHLELELTESQLLDSVEHIIATFQQLRDLGVKLAIDDFGTGYSSLSYLKRIPVDYVKIDQAFIRGLGEGSEDAAITRAIIAMAHGLSLKVVAEGVERAEQLAFLEAERCDEVQGYLISRPVEAADLAELLRKDANPL is encoded by the coding sequence ATGACCCTCAGTTCCGACCTGGCGGGCCCTTCAGTGGAGCCGCGGGTTATCCGCAAACAGTACGCCATGCAAATGGCCGTCGAGCGTACGCGCCTGCTGTACCAGGGCTCGCTGTTGCCGACGCTGTTCATGCTGATCAACGGTCTGGTGTGCGCCGGGCTGCTGTGGAGCCCGCAACGCTACTTTCTGGTCAGCGTCTGGCTGATCTGGTTGTTGTCGCTGGTGGCGCTGCGGGTGATTCAAGTGGCGGCCTTCGATTCGGCGATTCCCAATCGCCAGGCTCACCCGATCTGGATTCGCATGTTTTTGCTCGGCTCGGCCATGACCGGGCTGACCCTCGCGGGCGCCGGCATTGCCCTGGTCCCCGCCGACACTTTCATTCAGCAAGCCTGGGTATTCGGCCTGATCGGCGCCGCCGCACTTTCGGCCAGCGTCGCGTATGCGGTCAGCCTGCCGGCGTTCCTCTCGTTCACCTTGCCCTGTCTGTTGCCGGCGATTGCCTACATGTTTTGGGGCGGCGATGAGCAGCAGCAAGGTTGGGGCTGGTTCGGGCTGATCCTGCTGGGCGCGTTGAGCGTGGTCGCGTGGCAGGTCAATCGGCTGATTGATCGTGGTTTGTTGCGGCGCTTCCAGAATCAGGCGTTGATCGAACATCTGCAGCAGGCACAGGCGCAGAGCGATCAGCTCAATTACGAACTCGCCAGCGAAATCGATCAGCGCCGCAGCGCCGAAGAAGAGCTGCGCGAAGCCCAGGTCGAACTGGAAAACCGCGTGGCCGAACGCAGCCAGGAACTCAGCGCCGCCACTCAGGCCCTGGGCAAAAGTGAAGCGCGTCTGGCGTTGGCGCTGAAGGCCAGCGAACTGGGCTTGTGGGACTGGAACCTGCAAACCGACGAGGTCCATCACACGCAGATTCAGGAGCTGTTCGGCCTCGCGCCGGAATACGTCACCGCGATGCTCAGCCACCTGCGCCCGCGGCTGCACCCCGACGACGTGCCGGCGCTCAAACGCGCGCTGGTCGAGCACTTGAAGGGCCGCAGCGAGGATTACCAGATCGAATACCGCGTGCGCCATGGCGACGGCCATTGGGTCTGGATCGAGGACCGTGGCCGCGCAGTCGAGCGCAGTGACAGCGGGCGGGTGATCCGCATGGTCGGCACGCGCCGCGACATCAGCGCCAGCAAAGGCCTGGAAGAACAGCGGCAACTCGCGGCCACCGTGTTCGAAGCCGCCAGCGAAGGCATCGTCATCCTTGATCCGCATTACACGCTGATCGCCATCAACCAGGCGTTCAGCCGCGTTACCGGCTACGACATCGGCGACATGCTCGGCCACAACGTGGTCGATTTGCCGTGCAGCCGCGACGCCCGGCGCCACTACAACGTTATCCACCAAGCGCTGGAGCAACACGGCAGTTGGCAGGGCGAACTGGTGGAAACGCGCAAGAATGGCGAGCTCTATCCGCAATGGCTGCAATTGAACGCGGTGCGCGATAGTCGCGGAAAGGTCAGTCATATTGTCGGCTTCTTCGCCGATCTGTCGGCGCGACGCGAATCCGAAGAGCGCATGCGATTCCTCACTCATTACGACGAATTGACGGGGCTGGCCAACCGTTCGCTATTCCGCGAGCGATTGGGCGAGGCTCATCAGCGGGTACGTCAGGGCGGTCGCCGCAGTTTGGCGTTGCTGCATATCAACCTCGATCGTTTCAAGCTGCTCAACGACAGCCTCGGCCATGAAATCGCCGATCAACTGCTGCAGAAAATGGCCCGGCGGCTGATCAATGCGTTGCCCGAGGCCGACACCATTGCGCGGCTGTCCGGCGATGAGTTTGCGGTGCTGTTCGACGCCTACGGCAACCTGTCGAGCCTGGCCCGCGTGGCCACCCGGTTGTCGGCCAAGCTGCGTTTACCGGTGACGGTCGACGGGCATGAGTTGGTGGTCAGTGCGTCGATGGGCATCAGTATGTTGCCGGACAATGCGCGAGAGATTTCCGCGCTGGTCAGCCAGTCGAACATGGCCATGCAGCATGCCAAACACTTGGGCGGGAACAATTTCCAGTTCTACACCGAGAGCCTGCAAGCGAGCACGCTGGAACGCCTGCAACTGGAAAACCACCTGCGCAAAGCCATCGAAGAAAAGCAGCTCAAAGTGTTTTATCAACCGAAGCTGTGCCTCGCCACGGGCCGCTTGAACGCTGCCGAAGCCTTGGTGCGCTGGGAGCATCCGACCATGGGCCACGTGCCGCCCAATGAATTCATTGGGCTGGCCGAAGAGACCGGGCTGATTGGCCCGATCGGCGAGTTCGTGTTGCGCCAAGCCTGCTGGCAAGCCTGTGAATGGCAGCGTCAGGGGCTGCCGCCGATTCGGGTGTCGGTGAATTTGTCTGTGCATCAATTACGTCAGGGCAAACTGGTCAGCCTCGTGCGTCAGGTGCTGGAAGAGACCGGATTGGCCCCGCACCACCTGGAGCTGGAACTGACCGAGAGCCAACTGCTCGACAGCGTCGAGCACATCATCGCGACCTTCCAGCAGTTGCGCGACCTGGGCGTGAAACTGGCGATCGACGATTTTGGTACGGGTTATTCGTCGCTGAGCTACCTCAAGCGCATTCCGGTGGATTACGTGAAGATCGATCAGGCGTTTATTCGTGGGCTCGGGGAGGGCAGCGAGGACGCGGCGATCACTCGGGCGATCATTGCGATGGCGCACGGCTTGTCGCTGAAAGTCGTGGCGGAAGGCGTTGAGCGCGCGGAGCAGTTGGCGTTCCTGGAGGCCGAGCGCTGCGATGAAGTGCAGGGTTATTTGATCAGTCGTCCGGTGGAAGCCGCTGATCTCGCTGAGCTGCTGCGAAAAGACGCCAATCCTTTGTAG
- the hexR gene encoding transcriptional regulator HexR, whose protein sequence is MNLLQHIAQSRHLLRKSELKVADHVLLDPAAVMHSSMADLAHSVGISEPTIVRFCRAIGCSGFQDLKLKLAQSLAAGASFGQFAIHEDDSVADYSLKIFDTTLHTLMEVREKLDPVELQRAVSLMSQAQRVEFYGFGASGAVAADAQHKFFRLLLTAAAYSDPHMQAMSAVTLKPTDVAICISQSGRSKDLLITANLVRESGASLITLCPSQTPLAELSTVNLAIDVHEDTEIYTPLTSRIAHLVVIDVLAMGVAMARGPSLVNHLKSVKRSLRSLRLSPKSVKALDD, encoded by the coding sequence TTGAATCTGCTGCAACATATCGCCCAGTCCCGCCACCTGTTACGCAAGTCGGAGCTCAAGGTCGCCGATCATGTGCTGCTTGATCCTGCGGCGGTGATGCACAGTTCCATGGCCGACCTGGCCCACAGCGTGGGCATCAGCGAGCCGACCATCGTGCGCTTTTGCCGCGCGATCGGCTGTTCCGGTTTCCAGGATCTGAAACTGAAACTGGCGCAGAGTCTGGCCGCCGGTGCGAGCTTCGGGCAGTTCGCGATTCATGAAGACGATTCGGTCGCTGACTACAGCCTGAAAATCTTCGACACCACGTTGCACACGTTGATGGAGGTTCGCGAGAAGCTCGATCCGGTGGAATTGCAGCGCGCGGTGTCGCTGATGTCGCAAGCGCAGCGGGTCGAGTTTTATGGCTTTGGCGCCTCGGGCGCGGTCGCGGCAGACGCGCAGCACAAGTTCTTCCGGTTGCTGCTGACGGCAGCGGCTTATTCCGATCCGCACATGCAGGCGATGTCGGCGGTGACGTTGAAGCCGACCGATGTGGCGATCTGTATTTCCCAGTCCGGCCGCTCCAAGGATTTGTTGATCACGGCGAATCTGGTGCGCGAAAGCGGCGCCTCGCTGATCACCTTGTGCCCGAGTCAGACGCCGTTGGCCGAGCTGTCGACCGTCAATTTGGCGATCGATGTGCACGAAGACACTGAAATCTACACACCGCTGACCTCACGCATCGCCCATCTGGTGGTGATCGACGTGTTGGCGATGGGCGTAGCGATGGCGCGCGGGCCGAGCCTGGTCAACCACCTCAAGAGCGTCAAGCGCAGCCTGCGCAGCTTGCGGTTGTCGCCTAAATCAGTGAAAGCGCTGGACGACTGA
- a CDS encoding PA3496 family putative envelope integrity protein, with amino-acid sequence MAQPYEERNSALKTRRQQEDQRRMEFRRAIEDRCERRQLLAEIGDYPDELELNYWQAAPATSRRSAQPTR; translated from the coding sequence ATGGCCCAGCCCTACGAAGAACGCAACAGCGCCCTGAAAACCCGTCGTCAGCAGGAAGACCAGCGCCGCATGGAGTTTCGTCGTGCCATCGAAGATCGCTGCGAACGCCGCCAGCTGCTGGCCGAGATTGGCGATTACCCTGACGAGCTCGAACTCAACTACTGGCAGGCAGCACCGGCAACTTCCCGTCGAAGCGCTCAACCAACGCGCTGA
- a CDS encoding LysR family transcriptional regulator, translating into MRKSLMRMTLRQLQIFNEVCDLRSYSRAADEMSLTQPAVSLQIRQLEELIGQPLFDYVGKKLYMTEAAEALQRASRDIFGRLENLDMQLSDMQGSLQGQLKLAVESSAKYFVPHLFAAFKRQHPEVNLHLTVVNRGQVIRRLSDNRDDLVIMSMVPQDMGLEFLPFLNNPIVAVAPPDHPLCHMGPLRLQDLEPYTLLMREPGSGTRMACEEYFKEKRVHFTQTQEVASAEAQRECVSAGLGLALLTRHALNLELATGALIELPVDELPLYRSWCLVQAKAKRLSPVAHAFLAFIRSERVQISALVERFDGKLPVLPASS; encoded by the coding sequence ATGCGTAAGTCATTGATGCGTATGACATTGCGTCAATTGCAGATCTTCAATGAGGTCTGTGATTTGCGCTCTTACAGCCGCGCGGCGGATGAAATGTCGCTGACACAACCTGCCGTCAGCCTGCAGATTCGTCAACTTGAGGAGCTGATCGGCCAACCTTTGTTCGATTACGTCGGCAAAAAGCTCTACATGACCGAGGCGGCTGAAGCGCTTCAGCGCGCCAGTCGGGATATTTTCGGACGCCTGGAAAACCTGGATATGCAGTTGTCGGACATGCAGGGTTCGCTGCAAGGGCAACTGAAACTGGCGGTGGAATCCAGCGCCAAATACTTCGTGCCGCACCTGTTTGCCGCGTTCAAACGCCAGCATCCCGAGGTGAATCTGCACCTGACCGTGGTCAACCGTGGCCAAGTGATTCGACGGCTGTCGGACAACCGCGATGACTTGGTGATCATGTCGATGGTCCCGCAGGACATGGGCCTGGAATTCCTGCCTTTTTTGAACAACCCGATTGTCGCCGTGGCGCCGCCGGATCATCCGCTGTGCCACATGGGCCCGCTGCGTTTGCAGGATCTGGAACCGTACACGCTGCTGATGCGCGAGCCGGGCTCCGGGACGCGAATGGCCTGCGAAGAGTATTTCAAAGAGAAACGCGTGCACTTCACCCAGACTCAGGAAGTCGCCTCGGCCGAGGCTCAGCGTGAATGCGTGTCGGCGGGTCTGGGCCTGGCGCTGTTGACGCGCCACGCCCTGAACCTTGAGTTGGCGACCGGCGCACTGATCGAGTTGCCGGTCGACGAGCTGCCGCTGTATCGCAGCTGGTGCCTGGTGCAGGCCAAAGCCAAACGCCTGTCACCGGTAGCGCACGCCTTCCTGGCGTTTATCCGCAGCGAGCGGGTGCAAATCAGCGCGTTGGTTGAGCGCTTCGACGGGAAGTTGCCGGTGCTGCCTGCCAGTAGTTGA